The proteins below are encoded in one region of Thermosulfurimonas marina:
- a CDS encoding IS630 family transposase produces MKDARYLSPKAQEAIRLRAVRAVLNGQSQTQVAQTFGVARGTISRWLKIYREKGEEALLAKPRGRPKGGKLKGWQAALICNLIRDRCPDQMKLPFALWTREAVGQLIERKFGIKLSVWTVGRYLRRWGFTPQKPLKRAYEQNPKEVKAWLEEEYPRIKQKAREEGAEIYWGDETGIRSDHQAGRSWAPKGETPVVEVSGKRFQFNMISAISNRGKMKFMIFGERFNAEIFIEFLRRLIRSNEKRKIFLIVDNHRVHHAKKVSKWVSRHKEEIEIFFLPKYSPELNPDEYLNQDVKTNAVGRRRSRTKEELMGNVRSYLMSTQRQPEIVKSYFRAPAVRYAM; encoded by the coding sequence ATGAAAGACGCTCGCTATTTATCCCCAAAAGCTCAAGAAGCCATAAGACTTAGAGCCGTCCGAGCTGTCCTCAATGGCCAGTCTCAAACCCAGGTGGCTCAAACTTTTGGTGTGGCCAGAGGGACCATTTCAAGATGGCTCAAAATCTATCGGGAAAAAGGCGAAGAAGCCCTTTTGGCCAAACCTCGCGGACGACCTAAGGGAGGAAAGCTTAAGGGTTGGCAGGCGGCGCTGATTTGCAATCTCATAAGGGACAGATGTCCAGACCAGATGAAGCTTCCCTTTGCTCTTTGGACTAGAGAGGCTGTGGGGCAGCTCATAGAGAGGAAGTTTGGGATCAAGCTATCGGTATGGACGGTAGGGCGGTATTTGAGGCGGTGGGGCTTTACGCCGCAGAAGCCTTTGAAGCGGGCCTATGAGCAGAATCCTAAGGAAGTAAAGGCGTGGCTTGAGGAGGAATATCCACGGATCAAGCAGAAGGCCCGAGAGGAAGGAGCGGAGATTTACTGGGGAGACGAGACAGGGATCAGGTCTGACCATCAGGCAGGAAGGAGTTGGGCCCCTAAGGGGGAAACACCGGTGGTGGAAGTAAGCGGCAAGCGATTTCAGTTCAACATGATATCGGCCATAAGCAACCGAGGGAAGATGAAATTCATGATTTTTGGGGAGCGGTTTAATGCGGAGATATTTATCGAATTTTTACGAAGACTCATAAGATCCAACGAAAAAAGAAAGATATTTCTGATAGTTGACAATCATAGGGTACATCATGCGAAGAAGGTGTCAAAGTGGGTGAGTAGACATAAAGAAGAGATAGAGATTTTCTTTTTACCGAAATACAGTCCGGAGCTGAATCCGGATGAATATCTGAATCAAGACGTGAAGACAAACGCAGTGGGAAGGAGGAGGTCCCGGACGAAAGAAGAATTGATGGGCAACGTGAGGAGCTATTTGATGAGCACGCAAAGGCAGCCAGAGATAGTGAAGAGTTACTTCCGTGCTCCGGCAGTCAGATATGCCATGTAA
- a CDS encoding uracil-DNA glycosylase: MARPENETQAVSVRDALQRLHQEITSCHACNLRNGARLPVPGSKIAEIPDLPRVPLLIVGEAPGREEDIQGAPFVGWAGKFLRNVLRRTYLTDLTYITNLVKCRPPENRDPEPQEIIACSPHLDRQIEIARPHIILALGRFSAGYIWEKFLHEKENRPFPGITRVNGQVFPLERNDERLYVSFFFHLAYVLRQARKGNEALPKRFRNHFYGLRIMLEDYGYPMRPKRYR, translated from the coding sequence ATGGCAAGACCGGAAAACGAAACGCAGGCGGTTAGCGTGCGGGACGCGTTGCAACGTCTGCACCAAGAAATCACCTCCTGTCACGCCTGCAACCTGCGGAACGGCGCGAGACTTCCGGTGCCAGGTTCGAAGATCGCCGAAATCCCGGATTTGCCACGGGTGCCGCTGTTGATCGTTGGGGAAGCGCCCGGACGCGAGGAGGACATTCAGGGGGCACCCTTCGTCGGTTGGGCGGGCAAGTTTCTCCGCAACGTCCTCAGACGCACTTACCTTACGGATCTGACTTACATCACCAACCTGGTCAAGTGTCGCCCGCCGGAAAACCGCGATCCCGAGCCCCAGGAAATCATCGCTTGTTCGCCACACCTCGACCGTCAGATTGAGATTGCCCGGCCCCATATAATTCTCGCGTTGGGACGATTTTCCGCGGGCTACATCTGGGAGAAGTTCCTCCACGAAAAAGAGAACCGTCCCTTTCCCGGGATCACTCGGGTGAACGGACAGGTCTTCCCTCTTGAGCGCAATGACGAACGCCTCTACGTTTCCTTCTTTTTTCACCTGGCCTACGTTCTCCGTCAAGCGCGGAAAGGCAACGAAGCTCTCCCTAAGCGCTTCCGCAATCACTTTTATGGATTGCGGATCATGCTCGAGGATTACGGCTACCCCATGCGCCCCAAGCGCTATCGATAA
- a CDS encoding RNA-guided endonuclease InsQ/TnpB family protein — MKTKRAIVFELNHLTEEQEIILGYLTYHAGRLWNQANYLIKNKLAKPDYRDLYNKLKGESLHLRSLQSRSAQIVLDELSRGWINFFNFLENPGKFKKKGINIVRPPKYVNPENPHRVVTWDKTGFRIEGSRIRLSLSRSLKKHLLEKFGISPEYLWIETGYRKLKDLKVLNIQIVPYKSYGHISYKLVVVYELEIPNRKPQGNKVLAIDYGVSNFATCVIEGNPVSYIIDGKGLKTLLWKKLKKIAKLQSRLDNLKNKGIPTTALEKKLHRLWKSVKNLLRDFAHKVSSLIKRLAVLSGVKTVVIGKVQESKNKGNNLADLVNQMFKLLPHGKVTEYLTYKLKEAGIGVKLIDESYTSVTDSCDEEAGVTKKSKGNGRRVKRGLFLSPIKGLINADVNGARNILRKFKRKWFDLVTGLGKVVRVRIYRMSEGISESLLFAGIGVCGGVNPPRGIRTGKTSQTPSEAPSVRAE, encoded by the coding sequence ATGAAAACAAAAAGAGCAATAGTCTTTGAACTAAATCATCTAACAGAGGAACAGGAGATAATCCTCGGATACCTTACCTATCATGCAGGAAGACTCTGGAATCAAGCAAACTACCTCATAAAGAACAAGTTAGCAAAACCCGATTACAGAGACCTGTATAACAAGCTCAAGGGCGAATCCCTACACTTACGCTCCTTACAATCTCGCTCAGCCCAAATAGTTCTTGATGAACTCTCAAGAGGATGGATTAACTTCTTCAACTTTTTAGAAAATCCTGGAAAATTCAAAAAGAAAGGAATAAACATTGTCAGACCACCCAAATATGTAAACCCTGAAAATCCTCACAGAGTAGTAACGTGGGACAAAACAGGATTCAGAATAGAAGGAAGCAGAATTAGACTTTCACTGTCAAGGAGTTTAAAGAAACACCTATTAGAAAAGTTTGGAATTTCTCCTGAATACCTCTGGATAGAAACGGGATACAGAAAACTCAAAGACTTGAAAGTTCTCAACATACAGATAGTTCCGTATAAATCGTATGGACACATAAGCTATAAACTTGTTGTGGTGTATGAGTTAGAGATTCCGAATAGGAAGCCACAAGGGAACAAGGTCTTAGCGATAGACTATGGAGTATCAAACTTTGCAACCTGCGTGATAGAGGGGAACCCTGTCTCCTACATCATAGATGGGAAAGGGTTGAAGACACTTCTGTGGAAGAAGCTCAAGAAAATAGCTAAACTTCAAAGCAGATTAGACAACCTTAAAAACAAAGGAATTCCGACGACTGCATTAGAGAAGAAACTCCACAGACTCTGGAAGAGCGTAAAGAACTTGCTAAGAGACTTTGCCCACAAGGTAAGTAGTCTCATAAAGAGACTTGCAGTTTTAAGTGGAGTAAAGACGGTAGTGATAGGAAAAGTTCAAGAGTCAAAGAACAAGGGAAACAACTTAGCCGACCTTGTAAATCAGATGTTCAAGCTGCTGCCTCACGGGAAAGTAACAGAATACCTGACTTACAAGCTCAAAGAGGCGGGTATAGGAGTTAAGCTAATAGACGAGAGCTATACTTCCGTTACCGACTCCTGCGATGAAGAAGCAGGGGTAACAAAAAAGAGCAAAGGTAACGGAAGGAGAGTAAAGAGAGGACTTTTCCTATCACCGATTAAAGGGCTCATCAATGCAGATGTTAACGGAGCGAGGAACATCTTAAGGAAGTTCAAGAGGAAGTGGTTTGACCTTGTAACGGGACTTGGGAAGGTAGTAAGGGTAAGAATCTACAGAATGAGCGAAGGTATCTCCGAATCTCTGCTTTTTGCGGGGATAGGAGTATGTGGTGGAGTGAACCCGCCACGAGGGATAAGGACTGGAAAAACCAGTCAAACTCCCTCAGAAGCTCCGTCCGTAAGGGCGGAGTAG